A stretch of the Siniperca chuatsi isolate FFG_IHB_CAS linkage group LG24, ASM2008510v1, whole genome shotgun sequence genome encodes the following:
- the LOC122871908 gene encoding zinc finger protein 594-like isoform X5 → MSKVQTLRAFVSQRLSAAAEEIFELFERTIAEYEEELCGQRKLLDAVFQPEVRLHRADLQQLSVCKEEDPPEQQDWSPSLDQDPEPPHIKEEQEELWTSQEGEQLRGLEEADIIKFTFTPVTVKSEEDDEEKPQSSQLHQRLTEQMKTEADGEDCGGPEPARKSDPDTNDKTSDSSEPETDDSCDWEETREPQSGLNPLQNNSGEKSFSCSVCGKQFSQNSNLKRHMKIPTGEKPFSCSVCSRGFIQKVNLTLHTEQKRYSCTVCSKRFTWLYQLENHQCVGRQSSQLHQRLTEQMKTEADGEDCGGPGPAREPQSDLQLLSVSKEEVPPEQQDWSPSLDQEDPPEPPHIKEEQEELWTSQEGEQLQGLEEADIIKFTFTPVPVKSEEDDEEKPQSSQLHQRLTEQVKTEADGEDCGEPEPARNSDPDTRDKTSDSSEPETDDSCDWEETRNLSQV, encoded by the exons ATGTCTAAAGTCCAAACGCTGAGAGCTTTTGTCAGCCAGAGACTAAGTGCGGCTGCTGAAGAGATATTTGAGCTGTTTGAAAGAACGATAGCAGAGTACGAGGAGGAACTTTGTGGACAACGCAAACTActggacgctgttttccagcctgaagtccggctgcacagagcag ACCTCCAGCAGCTGTCGGTGTGTAAAGAAGAGGATCCCCctgagcagcaggactggagccccagtctggaccaggacccagagcccccacacattaaagaggaacaggaggagctctggaccagtcaggagggagagcagcttcgagggctggaggaggccgataTCATCAAGTTCACATTCACTCCTGTCactgtgaagagtgaagaagacgacgaagagaaacctcagtcctcacagcttcatcaaagactaactgaacagatgaaaacagaagctgatggagaggactgtggaggaccagaacCAGCCAGGAAGTCAGATCCAGATACTAATGACAAGACGTCAGACTCCTCTGaacctgagactgatgacagttgtgattGGGAGGAGACCAGGgaacctcagtcaggtttaaacccTCTGCAAAATAACAGTGGTGAGAAATCATTTAGCTGCTCAGTTTGTGGGAAACAATTCAGCCAAAACTCAAATCTGAAGAGACACATGAAAATTCCcacaggagagaaacccttTAGTTGTTCAGTTTGCAGTAGAGGCTTTATACAAAAGGTTAATCTGACACTCCACACGGAGCAGAAACGATACAGCTGCACTGTTTGCAGCAAAAGATTCACTTGGCTTTATCAGCTCGAAAACCATCAGTGTGTCGGTCGtcagtcctcacagcttcatcaaagactCACTGAACAGATGAAAACCGAAGCTGAcggagaggactgtggaggaccaggaccagccagggaacctcagtcag ACCTCCAGCTGCTGTCGGTGAGTAAAGAAGAGGTTCCCCctgagcagcaggactggagccccagtctggaccaggaggacccaccagagcccccacacattaaagaggagcaggaggaactctggaccagtcaggagggagagcagcttcaagggctggaggaggccgataTCATCAAGTTCACATTCACTCCTgtccctgtgaagagtgaagaagatgatgaagagaaacctcagtcctcacagcttcatcaaagactCACTGAACAGGTGAAAACagaagctgatggagaggactgtggagaaccagaaccagccaggaactcagaTCCAGATACTCGTGACAAGACGTCAGACTCCTCTGaacctgagactgatgacagttgtgacTGGGAGGAGACCAGgaacctcagtcaggtttaa